In Syntrophorhabdaceae bacterium, one DNA window encodes the following:
- a CDS encoding MFS transporter has product MRYNTLAGRGFVFLLFLWFLWFINFSTRMLFSPILPIIEDEYMVTHAKASSIFIFLSAGYGLGVIISGFFSGRFGYKKSIILSLVLLSMVNIFIPFTHSFIFLYVFAFLLGFSVGIYLPAAIPLITEYYEEKSWGKAISIHDTGASVAIFATPIIALFLLDFFKWRGIFVVYGIFFLLCAVIFSFICHEVKIKHPPKAMLSHILKRRSLWLVAILWIFGASANIGIYSITPLYLTKELNMHMGYANTILGISRLGSIGVAIACGFIVDRFSLKHFMFIVLSIAGILTILLGVIGARNIGLILFLQAIFITGFFPIGLVAIAKLFTREIRSLATGIIIALSILFGGGIAPYLLGVAGDHLTFGLGITILGVLIMLSSTLLFHLRELD; this is encoded by the coding sequence GTGCGTTATAATACCCTCGCTGGCAGAGGCTTTGTCTTCCTTCTCTTCCTATGGTTTCTTTGGTTTATCAATTTCTCCACAAGGATGCTCTTTTCACCCATATTGCCCATCATAGAAGATGAATACATGGTGACCCATGCAAAGGCAAGTAGTATCTTTATCTTTCTCTCCGCAGGGTATGGTTTAGGGGTCATTATCTCTGGTTTTTTCTCAGGAAGGTTTGGCTATAAAAAATCTATTATTCTGTCTCTTGTTCTTTTGAGCATGGTAAACATCTTTATACCTTTTACCCATAGCTTTATTTTTCTATATGTTTTTGCATTTCTCCTTGGCTTTTCTGTAGGCATTTATCTTCCCGCTGCAATACCTCTTATAACTGAATATTATGAAGAAAAATCATGGGGTAAGGCAATATCCATCCACGATACAGGCGCATCAGTGGCCATATTTGCAACACCCATTATTGCCCTTTTTCTACTCGATTTCTTTAAATGGAGAGGAATATTTGTAGTCTATGGCATATTCTTTCTGTTATGTGCAGTAATCTTCTCTTTCATTTGCCATGAAGTAAAAATAAAACACCCTCCCAAGGCGATGTTAAGCCATATCTTAAAAAGGCGCAGTCTCTGGCTCGTGGCAATCTTATGGATTTTCGGCGCCAGTGCAAATATCGGTATATATTCTATTACACCCCTTTATCTTACAAAGGAATTAAACATGCATATGGGTTATGCCAACACCATCCTGGGGATTTCAAGGCTCGGATCAATAGGTGTAGCCATAGCATGTGGCTTTATTGTAGACAGATTTAGCCTTAAGCATTTTATGTTCATTGTATTATCTATTGCCGGCATCTTAACAATACTTTTGGGTGTAATAGGTGCAAGAAATATAGGGCTTATACTTTTCCTCCAGGCAATATTTATAACAGGTTTCTTTCCCATAGGGCTTGTTGCTATTGCCAAGTTATTTACCAGGGAGATAAGAAGCCTGGCAACAGGGATTATTATTGCATTGAGCATCCTCTTTGGAGGTGGCATTGCGCCATACCTTCTTGGTGTTGCTGGCGACCACCTTACCTTTGGGCTTGGCATCACTATACTGGGCGTCCTCATCATGCTATCAAGCACCCTATTGTTTCATCTCAGGGAACTCGATTGA
- a CDS encoding carcinine hydrolase/isopenicillin-N N-acyltransferase family protein, with the protein MTINLLIGTQWSYACTCWAVAGEYVEGGGTLIAKNRDYLPQKNEIRLTIPETGYIYLGLYPIKDQGEQGIVAGINEKGLAVVSMTAGSIPSSRRHVGKNIISHILSSYVSVDEAIKDENIFSKTHPSFYMMADNTRIALVEIGPDGTFSIRNTDNGILFHTNHYTDEKFLVFNEKISKSSQIRLNRIGELLKSHPSYFTIEDFIIFSEDRINGPNNSIWRTGDSHVKKRTLASWIISIPKTGSSEIYVKIANPGEPERFYNMKLDKPFWTNGLE; encoded by the coding sequence TTGACAATAAATTTGCTTATAGGAACACAATGGTCTTATGCGTGCACCTGCTGGGCAGTAGCAGGAGAATATGTAGAAGGCGGTGGAACCCTCATAGCCAAAAACAGGGATTATTTGCCTCAAAAAAATGAAATTAGACTCACTATACCTGAAACAGGATATATCTACTTGGGTCTTTACCCTATTAAAGACCAGGGGGAACAAGGTATTGTAGCCGGTATAAATGAAAAGGGCTTAGCTGTTGTATCCATGACAGCCGGCAGCATCCCCAGTTCCAGAAGACATGTGGGTAAAAACATTATATCCCATATACTATCATCCTATGTCTCTGTAGATGAGGCCATAAAAGATGAGAATATATTTTCAAAGACCCATCCCTCTTTCTATATGATGGCAGATAATACAAGAATCGCCCTTGTTGAGATAGGCCCAGATGGCACATTTTCCATAAGAAACACCGATAATGGTATCTTATTCCACACAAACCATTATACAGATGAGAAATTCCTGGTATTTAATGAGAAGATAAGCAAAAGTAGCCAGATAAGGTTAAATCGTATAGGCGAACTCCTTAAGTCACACCCATCATACTTTACCATAGAGGATTTTATCATTTTCAGTGAAGATAGGATAAATGGACCTAATAACAGCATCTGGCGGACAGGTGATAGCCATGTAAAGAAAAGAACCCTGGCAAGCTGGATAATATCAATACCAAAAACAGGCAGTTCTGAAATCTATGTAAAGATTGCAAACCCTGGAGAGCCTGAGAGATTCTATAATATGAAGCTGGATAAACCATTCTGGACAAATGGTCTGGAATAG